One window of Gloeothece citriformis PCC 7424 genomic DNA carries:
- a CDS encoding AI-2E family transporter, translating into MKFGQWVGFTLLIFSLYIFWEIRQLILLLFTALILAEALSILVLKLQEFGLKRSQSLLISVGFLFAFIIGAFWLIIPPFIQQIEELVKLVPAGIAQLITTLQEIGTQFDPELIQALPTFNELIGQLQPLINQIANRGLNIFYTSLGMILSLVLLLALTLMLLANPTPYRQGFIRFFPSFYRERVDRILVQCDQTLTRWLIVIMAHMIIMTLLSWIGLLIFGIPLAFSQALLSGALTFIPNLGPVLAMIPPIAIALLEASWKPWAVIILYTIIYITIQQLDKRILASRVLKQHICLLPGITLLAQIFFASLFGFLGLLLALPLFIVSQIWIREALVKDILDHWRIS; encoded by the coding sequence TTGAAGTTTGGTCAATGGGTTGGTTTTACTTTATTAATTTTTTCCTTATATATTTTTTGGGAAATTCGACAACTTATTTTATTACTTTTTACGGCTTTAATTCTAGCTGAAGCTTTAAGTATTTTAGTTTTAAAATTACAAGAATTTGGGCTAAAACGAAGTCAATCTTTATTAATATCAGTTGGATTTTTATTTGCTTTTATTATTGGAGCATTTTGGTTAATCATTCCTCCTTTTATCCAGCAGATTGAAGAATTAGTAAAATTAGTTCCGGCAGGGATAGCCCAATTAATTACTACCCTTCAAGAGATTGGAACTCAATTTGATCCCGAATTAATTCAGGCTTTGCCCACTTTTAATGAACTTATTGGGCAGTTACAACCTCTAATTAATCAAATTGCTAATCGGGGATTAAATATTTTTTATACCTCATTAGGAATGATTTTAAGTTTAGTTTTATTATTAGCTTTAACCCTCATGTTACTGGCTAATCCTACCCCTTATCGTCAAGGATTTATTCGGTTTTTTCCCTCTTTTTATCGAGAACGAGTTGATAGGATTTTAGTTCAATGTGACCAAACCTTAACGCGATGGCTAATCGTGATTATGGCTCACATGATCATTATGACTCTTTTAAGTTGGATTGGTTTATTAATTTTTGGGATTCCCTTAGCTTTTTCTCAAGCCTTACTCTCTGGCGCATTGACTTTTATTCCTAATCTCGGCCCTGTATTAGCGATGATTCCTCCCATTGCGATCGCTCTTTTAGAGGCTTCTTGGAAACCTTGGGCGGTGATTATCCTCTATACCATTATTTATATTACCATTCAACAATTAGACAAGCGAATTTTAGCTTCACGAGTATTAAAACAACATATTTGTTTATTACCCGGTATTACCCTTCTAGCGCAAATCTTTTTTGCTTCTTTATTTGGCTTTTTAGGGTTATTATTAGCCTTACCTTTGTTTATTGTCAGTCAAATTTGGATCAGGGAAGCATTAGTCAAAGATATTTTAGACCATTGGCGAATTAGCTAA
- a CDS encoding homocysteine biosynthesis protein has translation MKTIAEINEKIQNKSAVVWTIQELKTRVKDIGITQIAKEVDVICTGTFEPMESSGALINLGHTDPPIKIRQCWLEGIPAYAGFGAVDVYLGASAMADYPGTGEADSDVRQVTTIPERGGGHVIEDLIAGKSIPLRLLGQVTDCYPRASFETTITKDTINQFYLYNPRNLYQNFIVGVNGGERPLYTYLGLLQPRLGNAVYSNPGAISPLFNDPDLKLIGIGTRIFLGGGIGYIVWEGTQHFPLQKRLPNRTPIGPAATLALMGDAKQMSPRWVRGCYFKNYGASIMLGVGVPLPVLNEEVIRYCAVKDEEIVAPVVDFSIPRRVRPTFGLVSYAQLKSGNITIEGKKVRTAPLASIYFSQQVAQELKTWIERGEFTLTEPVATLDMNRSFLPLDQWGSQISLE, from the coding sequence ATGAAAACCATTGCCGAAATCAACGAAAAAATTCAAAATAAATCAGCCGTAGTCTGGACTATCCAAGAACTCAAAACGAGAGTTAAGGATATAGGAATCACTCAAATTGCCAAGGAAGTCGATGTCATCTGTACCGGCACATTTGAACCGATGGAATCTTCCGGGGCATTAATTAATTTAGGTCATACTGATCCCCCGATCAAAATTCGTCAATGTTGGTTAGAAGGAATTCCGGCTTATGCCGGATTTGGGGCAGTAGATGTATACTTAGGGGCCAGTGCAATGGCAGATTATCCCGGTACCGGAGAAGCAGACTCAGATGTGCGACAAGTGACCACTATTCCTGAACGAGGAGGGGGTCATGTTATAGAAGATTTAATTGCTGGAAAATCTATACCATTGCGTCTGTTGGGACAGGTAACAGATTGCTATCCTAGAGCCTCTTTTGAAACGACTATTACTAAAGATACCATCAATCAGTTTTATCTGTATAATCCTCGTAATCTCTATCAAAATTTTATCGTTGGCGTTAATGGGGGTGAACGCCCTCTTTATACTTATCTTGGTCTTTTACAACCTAGACTAGGAAATGCGGTTTACTCGAATCCGGGGGCAATTTCTCCTCTATTTAATGACCCCGATTTAAAACTAATTGGCATCGGAACTCGGATTTTTTTAGGGGGAGGAATAGGGTATATTGTTTGGGAAGGAACGCAACATTTTCCCCTACAAAAACGACTCCCAAATCGAACGCCTATCGGCCCGGCGGCTACCTTAGCTTTAATGGGAGATGCTAAACAAATGAGTCCCCGTTGGGTCAGAGGATGTTATTTTAAAAATTACGGGGCTTCGATTATGTTGGGGGTAGGTGTCCCCTTGCCGGTTTTAAATGAAGAGGTGATTCGGTATTGCGCGGTTAAAGATGAAGAAATTGTTGCCCCAGTGGTGGATTTTTCTATCCCTCGGCGAGTCCGTCCTACCTTTGGCTTAGTCAGTTATGCTCAACTGAAAAGCGGTAATATTACTATAGAGGGGAAAAAAGTTCGTACTGCTCCTTTAGCCAGCATTTATTTCTCTCAACAGGTCGCCCAAGAGTTAAAAACATGGATAGAACGAGGGGAATTTACCTTAACCGAACCCGTCGCTACTTTAGACATGAATCGGTCTTTTTTACCCTTAGATCAGTGGGGATCTCAAATCTCTTTGGAGTAA
- a CDS encoding GTP-binding protein, whose product MNNESSTLNHSIFNDGWNDQEVEQAFSTIEAIQEELNYKQAHHSLKDLVNNLDLSPQEQAGLEQEIDHLVTLLDKLEQSVVQIAAFGMVGRGKSSVLNAVLGQDIFQTGPLHGVTRSIDSANWTLVQDDTYPEVQRMIISGVGNTQIQLIDTPGIDEVDGETREALARKIAKQVDLILFVVSGDITKVEFNALSQLREAGKPMILIFNKIDQYPEADRMAIYQKIRDERVKELLSPDEIVMVAACPLVTQAVREADGRLKMQRRRGTPQVDQLKLKILEILHREGKSLVALNTMLYADEVNDQVVQRKMAIREEAANEVIQKGVMIKALAIALNPVTAVDLLTGAVIDVAMILSLSRLYAIPMTQQGAIGLLQKIAFAMGGISASEFLASFGLSSLKGLLGLSAPITGGISLAPYLSVAITQGAVSGMSSYAIGQATKTYLANDASWGPDGPKAVVTRILDSLDEASILNRIKWELSAKLKKHYRQNLE is encoded by the coding sequence ATGAATAATGAATCATCAACTCTCAATCACTCAATCTTTAACGACGGTTGGAATGACCAAGAAGTAGAACAGGCGTTTAGTACCATTGAAGCGATACAAGAAGAACTTAATTATAAACAGGCGCACCATTCCTTAAAAGATTTAGTCAATAATTTAGATCTCAGTCCTCAAGAACAAGCCGGGTTAGAACAAGAAATCGATCACCTTGTTACCCTCTTAGATAAGTTAGAACAGTCGGTTGTTCAAATTGCTGCTTTTGGCATGGTAGGACGGGGTAAATCTTCGGTTCTCAATGCTGTATTGGGTCAAGATATCTTTCAAACTGGCCCGTTACATGGGGTCACTCGCTCTATAGATAGCGCTAATTGGACATTAGTTCAAGATGATACTTATCCAGAGGTTCAACGGATGATTATCTCTGGGGTGGGAAATACCCAAATTCAACTGATTGATACACCCGGAATTGATGAAGTTGACGGAGAAACTCGTGAAGCGTTAGCCCGAAAAATTGCCAAACAAGTAGACTTAATTTTATTTGTTGTGTCCGGAGATATTACCAAAGTTGAATTTAATGCCTTATCTCAACTGCGGGAAGCCGGCAAACCGATGATTTTGATTTTTAATAAAATAGACCAATATCCCGAAGCTGATCGCATGGCGATTTATCAGAAAATTCGAGATGAACGGGTCAAAGAGTTGCTTTCTCCGGATGAAATTGTTATGGTAGCTGCTTGTCCGTTAGTCACACAAGCCGTCAGAGAGGCAGACGGACGGTTAAAAATGCAGCGCCGCCGAGGAACGCCTCAAGTCGATCAACTGAAGCTAAAAATCCTCGAAATTTTACATCGAGAAGGGAAATCATTAGTCGCTTTAAATACCATGCTGTATGCCGATGAGGTCAATGATCAGGTGGTACAGCGAAAAATGGCTATTCGGGAGGAAGCCGCTAATGAAGTGATTCAAAAAGGGGTGATGATTAAAGCGTTGGCCATCGCCCTTAACCCCGTGACGGCGGTTGATTTATTAACCGGTGCCGTGATAGATGTGGCCATGATTTTATCCCTATCCCGTCTCTATGCTATCCCCATGACCCAACAAGGGGCGATCGGATTGTTACAAAAAATCGCCTTTGCGATGGGGGGAATTAGCGCCAGTGAGTTTTTAGCGAGTTTTGGCTTAAGTTCCCTCAAAGGGTTATTAGGACTCTCTGCACCCATAACAGGGGGAATATCTTTAGCGCCGTATTTATCCGTAGCTATTACTCAAGGGGCCGTATCAGGGATGTCGTCTTATGCCATTGGACAGGCCACAAAAACCTATTTAGCGAATGATGCCTCTTGGGGGCCTGATGGGCCGAAAGCAGTGGTAACAAGGATTTTAGACTCCTTAGATGAAGCTTCGATTTTAAATCGAATTAAATGGGAATTGAGTGCTAAATTGAAGAAACATTATCGTCAAAATTTAGAGTAA
- a CDS encoding ABC transporter ATP-binding protein/permease, with amino-acid sequence MKAIKDFTNIAKIYWLSEERIKAFGLLISIFILIIIETHISVQIIKLTGELVTNLSQQNSQKFWQVIYTLLVIRIAQIPLSPLLRYIQDKLALNWRTYLTGHYLNKYLYKRCFYEISHAHVVMDNPDQRIAEEVEKFCQSCLHFFITLVIRPVFLVSNLIVVIWDISHILTVLMVIFAVTGLVSTTTIFAQRLVRLNFDQIQKEADFRFGLLRIRENAESIAFYQGENTEKKILNRLFEQVIKSRNKLILWQSIYLDGFNNMFEFLPMIVPALVIGPLILSGELEVGKLTESAAAFTRILGVVTMALNQFSNLTALFAGMERLKSFDTYLDLEKSTKSNQTQKITIREENYFQLDNLSLQTPNQKFLFKNLSYDLPLGESLLIMGPSGSGKSSLLRALAGLWEKGTGKIIRPNLKDILFLPQRPYMVIGSLKDQLIYPHTELEVSEETLKEALVKVNLGNLWNKFGGFDVEKDWCKVLSLGEQQRLAFARILVQKPAYVILDEATSALDEKNEQTLYQHLRDAGVTFISVGHRKSLMKYHSCFLQMPKTQDFTVCTQEIIPIF; translated from the coding sequence ATGAAAGCAATTAAAGATTTTACCAACATAGCTAAAATATACTGGCTATCTGAAGAAAGGATAAAAGCTTTTGGACTTTTAATTTCTATTTTTATATTGATAATAATAGAAACCCATATTTCGGTACAAATCATCAAACTAACTGGAGAGTTAGTGACTAATCTCTCTCAGCAGAATAGTCAAAAATTTTGGCAAGTCATTTATACACTTCTCGTAATAAGAATTGCTCAAATACCTCTCTCTCCTTTGTTAAGATATATCCAAGATAAACTGGCTCTGAATTGGCGTACCTATTTGACTGGTCATTATCTCAATAAATATTTATATAAACGTTGTTTTTATGAGATAAGTCACGCTCATGTAGTCATGGATAATCCCGATCAAAGAATTGCCGAAGAAGTTGAGAAGTTTTGTCAAAGTTGTCTTCATTTTTTTATTACTCTTGTTATTAGACCTGTTTTTTTAGTCTCTAATTTGATAGTTGTTATCTGGGATATATCCCATATTTTAACCGTATTAATGGTGATTTTTGCCGTAACAGGGCTAGTCTCTACTACTACTATATTTGCTCAAAGATTAGTTAGACTTAATTTTGACCAAATTCAAAAAGAAGCTGATTTTCGTTTTGGCTTACTCCGAATTCGAGAAAATGCCGAATCTATCGCTTTTTATCAGGGAGAAAATACAGAGAAAAAAATTCTCAACAGATTATTTGAACAAGTCATTAAAAGCAGAAATAAATTAATTCTTTGGCAAAGCATTTATTTAGATGGATTTAATAATATGTTTGAATTTCTCCCCATGATTGTACCCGCTTTGGTTATTGGGCCTTTAATTTTATCGGGAGAACTAGAAGTCGGTAAACTCACTGAAAGTGCAGCAGCGTTTACGCGAATTTTAGGGGTAGTAACGATGGCTTTAAATCAATTCAGTAACTTAACCGCTTTATTTGCTGGTATGGAAAGATTAAAAAGTTTTGATACTTATTTAGATTTAGAGAAGTCAACAAAATCTAATCAGACTCAGAAAATTACCATCAGAGAAGAAAATTATTTTCAACTAGATAATTTATCTTTACAAACTCCTAATCAAAAGTTTTTATTTAAGAATTTATCCTATGATCTGCCCCTAGGGGAAAGTTTATTAATTATGGGGCCTAGCGGTTCAGGAAAAAGTTCCCTATTAAGAGCGCTTGCTGGGTTGTGGGAGAAAGGAACAGGAAAGATTATTCGACCCAATCTAAAAGATATCTTATTTTTGCCTCAACGTCCTTATATGGTCATAGGAAGTTTAAAAGATCAATTAATTTATCCTCACACTGAATTAGAAGTATCTGAGGAAACACTAAAAGAAGCTTTAGTCAAAGTCAATCTAGGGAATTTATGGAATAAATTTGGGGGTTTCGATGTAGAAAAAGACTGGTGTAAAGTATTGTCTTTAGGAGAACAACAAAGGTTAGCATTTGCCCGGATTTTAGTTCAAAAACCTGCCTATGTCATTCTAGATGAAGCTACCAGTGCTTTAGATGAGAAAAATGAACAAACCCTTTATCAACACTTAAGAGATGCAGGGGTGACTTTTATCAGTGTAGGACATAGAAAAAGCTTGATGAAGTATCATAGCTGTTTCTTACAAATGCCCAAAACACAAGATTTCACAGTTTGCACTCAAGAGATAATCCCCATTTTCTAA
- a CDS encoding HAD family hydrolase, with protein sequence MAKLQALIFDVDGTLAETERDGHRLAFNQAFNQAQLTWDWSVSIYGQLLTVAGGKERIRFYLEQYNPQFEKPTNLAQFITQLHQSKTEFYQELLSQGEIPLRPGVKRLIEEARSQGIRIAIATTSALPNVLALLERTLDPTWFEVIAAGDIVPAKKPAPDIYNYVLDKLGLTPSECLVFEDSFHGLQAATKAGLKTIVTVNDYTKNQDFSEAILVLDHLGESDLPSTVIRGDLRNHPYVDLALLEKLV encoded by the coding sequence ATGGCAAAATTACAGGCTCTAATTTTTGATGTTGATGGAACATTAGCAGAAACAGAACGAGATGGTCATCGTTTGGCCTTTAATCAAGCCTTTAATCAAGCTCAATTAACCTGGGATTGGTCGGTGTCAATTTATGGTCAATTACTAACAGTAGCCGGAGGAAAAGAACGGATTCGATTTTATTTAGAGCAATACAATCCTCAGTTTGAAAAACCAACTAATTTAGCTCAATTTATTACCCAATTACATCAGAGCAAAACAGAATTTTATCAAGAGTTGTTAAGTCAGGGAGAAATTCCTTTACGTCCAGGGGTAAAACGATTAATTGAAGAAGCTCGTAGTCAAGGGATAAGAATAGCGATCGCCACAACGAGCGCCTTACCGAATGTATTAGCCTTATTAGAGCGTACCCTTGATCCAACGTGGTTTGAAGTCATTGCGGCGGGGGATATTGTGCCGGCGAAAAAACCCGCTCCAGATATTTATAACTATGTTTTAGATAAATTAGGATTAACGCCATCAGAGTGTTTAGTTTTTGAAGACTCTTTTCATGGATTACAAGCGGCAACAAAAGCGGGATTAAAAACGATAGTAACTGTTAACGATTATACTAAAAACCAGGATTTTAGTGAGGCTATTTTAGTGTTAGATCATTTAGGTGAGTCTGATTTACCCTCTACTGTAATTCGGGGAGATTTAAGAAATCATCCCTATGTTGATTTAGCTTTATTAGAAAAGTTAGTCTGA
- the ahr gene encoding NADPH-dependent aldehyde reductase Ahr: protein MIRAYAAHEPGGKLEPFEYEPGSLGDEEVDIKVEYCGICHSDLSMLKNDWGMTQYPFVPGHEVVGVVEAVGSKVKNLQIGQKVGLGWYSRSCMTCEFCMSGNHNLCQDAEGTIVGRYGGFAEKVRAHQGWVIPLPEGVNPVTAGPLFCGGITVFNPIVQFNIKPTDQVGVIGIGGLGHMALGFLRAWGCEITAFSTSPDKEAEAKALGATHFVNSRDPEALKALTNSFDVILSTVNADLDWPTYIKLLRPQGRLHLVGVIPNPLSVPIFPMILGQKSVSASPLGSPTTIAQMLNFAGRHHLEPIVEFFPLEQVNEALERLQSNKARYRIILKMDH, encoded by the coding sequence ATGATTCGAGCTTATGCCGCTCATGAACCAGGAGGAAAACTAGAACCCTTTGAATACGAGCCGGGTTCTTTAGGGGATGAAGAAGTAGACATTAAGGTAGAATACTGCGGAATCTGTCATAGTGACTTGAGTATGCTGAAAAATGACTGGGGGATGACTCAATATCCTTTTGTCCCCGGTCATGAAGTGGTCGGAGTTGTAGAAGCCGTAGGATCAAAAGTAAAAAATCTCCAAATCGGTCAAAAAGTTGGCTTAGGTTGGTATTCTCGCTCTTGTATGACTTGTGAATTCTGTATGTCAGGGAATCATAACCTTTGTCAGGATGCAGAAGGGACGATTGTGGGGCGTTATGGGGGATTTGCTGAGAAGGTTAGAGCGCATCAAGGTTGGGTTATTCCTTTACCAGAGGGAGTTAATCCCGTGACCGCAGGGCCTTTATTTTGCGGAGGAATTACGGTTTTTAATCCGATCGTACAATTTAATATTAAACCCACTGATCAAGTCGGAGTTATCGGCATTGGGGGTTTAGGTCACATGGCCCTAGGGTTTCTTCGCGCTTGGGGATGTGAGATCACGGCGTTCTCTACCAGTCCGGATAAAGAGGCGGAAGCAAAAGCATTAGGAGCAACCCATTTTGTCAATTCCCGTGACCCGGAAGCCCTAAAAGCTTTGACGAATTCATTTGATGTTATCTTGTCGACGGTGAATGCGGATTTAGATTGGCCAACTTATATCAAGTTACTCCGTCCTCAAGGAAGATTACACTTAGTTGGGGTCATTCCTAATCCCTTATCTGTGCCAATTTTCCCGATGATCCTAGGTCAAAAATCTGTATCCGCCAGTCCCCTAGGAAGTCCAACAACGATCGCCCAAATGCTCAATTTTGCTGGCAGACATCATCTTGAACCGATCGTAGAATTTTTTCCCCTAGAACAAGTTAATGAAGCACTGGAAAGATTACAGAGTAATAAAGCCAGATATCGCATAATTTTAAAGATGGATCATTAA
- a CDS encoding EAL domain-containing protein, whose amino-acid sequence MSQPLRVLIVEDFPDDVELLLFELQEGGFFPIHYERVDSAEAMRTALEAPQGWDIIICDHCMRNFNSLDALALMKEKGLDIPFIIVSGTISEALAVSAMKAGAQDYVYKGNLTRLIPAVSREVKEAKVRQEHRKTQERLKYLNSYDHLTGLPNRNFFLNSLRECIDNNQKHSGELFAVLFLNVDRFQMIKYSLGQALSEQFLIATAQRLQEWLKSPHLLARMRGDEFIILLLDIKDARQALDLADEIHQAFSKPFNLDGRVVYSTSSIGIVLGNIDYQNPEDFLRAADIAKHHAQKKTTSRSVLYDASMQRRVSERLQLETDLQQAIQNQELYLHYQPIVSLETGEITAFEALLRWHHPTRGLISPAEFIPLAEETGLIIPLGQWALSQACQRLRLWQEEFPHLSALSMSVNLSGVQLSNPDLIKQIDELLESVGLCGDSLKLEITESFLMENMIENPLAANQILKQLKERQIKLCIDDFGTGYSSLSYLHHLPIDILKIDRSFLNSKTEKGKNSEIVKSIVNLAKDLGLALVAEGIETEKQLTMLKQLQCDYGQGYLFAKPLDVHTLYQLFDQQAKSLN is encoded by the coding sequence ATGAGTCAACCCTTAAGAGTCCTAATCGTTGAAGATTTTCCTGATGATGTCGAGTTATTGTTATTTGAACTCCAAGAAGGTGGGTTTTTCCCTATCCACTATGAACGGGTTGATAGCGCAGAAGCGATGAGAACTGCCCTTGAAGCTCCCCAAGGTTGGGATATCATTATTTGCGATCATTGTATGCGTAATTTTAATTCATTAGACGCTTTAGCCCTAATGAAAGAAAAAGGCTTAGATATTCCTTTTATTATTGTTTCCGGAACTATCAGCGAAGCTCTAGCAGTGAGTGCCATGAAAGCAGGGGCACAAGATTATGTTTATAAGGGGAATTTAACTCGACTGATTCCTGCCGTTTCTAGAGAGGTAAAAGAAGCTAAAGTTCGTCAAGAACATCGAAAAACTCAAGAAAGATTAAAGTATTTAAATTCTTATGATCATCTAACGGGTTTACCGAATCGGAATTTTTTTCTCAATAGTTTGCGAGAGTGCATTGACAACAATCAAAAGCATTCAGGAGAACTCTTTGCTGTTTTATTTCTCAATGTTGATCGCTTTCAAATGATAAAATATAGCTTAGGGCAAGCCCTAAGTGAACAATTTCTGATTGCCACAGCCCAACGGTTGCAAGAGTGGCTCAAATCTCCCCATCTCTTGGCACGAATGAGAGGAGATGAGTTTATTATTCTGTTATTAGATATTAAAGATGCTCGACAAGCTTTAGATTTAGCAGATGAAATTCATCAAGCTTTTTCAAAACCGTTTAATCTCGATGGAAGGGTAGTCTATTCTACCAGTAGTATTGGCATTGTTTTAGGCAATATCGACTATCAAAATCCTGAAGATTTTTTACGAGCAGCAGACATTGCTAAACATCACGCTCAGAAAAAGACAACCAGTCGGTCTGTATTGTATGATGCCAGTATGCAAAGACGAGTCAGTGAACGATTACAGTTAGAAACGGATTTACAACAAGCGATTCAAAATCAAGAATTATATTTACACTATCAGCCCATTGTTTCTTTAGAAACCGGCGAAATTACAGCTTTTGAAGCTTTATTGCGTTGGCATCATCCGACTAGAGGGCTAATCTCTCCAGCCGAGTTTATTCCTTTAGCAGAAGAAACTGGATTAATTATTCCTTTAGGACAATGGGCTTTATCACAAGCCTGTCAACGATTAAGATTATGGCAAGAAGAATTTCCTCATTTATCTGCTCTAAGTATGAGCGTAAATTTATCAGGAGTTCAGTTGTCTAATCCGGATTTAATTAAACAGATTGATGAATTATTGGAATCCGTTGGCTTATGTGGAGATAGCTTAAAATTAGAGATTACAGAAAGCTTTTTGATGGAAAATATGATAGAAAATCCTTTGGCTGCCAATCAAATTTTAAAACAACTCAAAGAAAGACAAATTAAATTATGTATAGATGACTTCGGGACAGGTTATTCTTCTCTCAGTTATTTACATCATTTACCGATTGATATTCTTAAAATAGATCGCTCTTTTCTGAATTCTAAAACTGAAAAAGGTAAAAATTCTGAAATTGTTAAATCTATTGTTAATTTAGCCAAAGATTTAGGATTAGCCTTAGTTGCTGAAGGCATCGAAACGGAAAAACAGTTAACCATGCTTAAACAATTGCAATGTGATTATGGGCAAGGCTACTTATTTGCTAAACCTTTAGATGTTCATACCCTTTATCAATTATTTGATCAACAAGCTAAGTCTCTTAATTAA